In the Agrococcus beijingensis genome, GGGCAGCCTTGGCGGGGTACAGACATGTCCGGTAGGACGCCAGGGATCGTGGGTAGTGGTAGAGGCACCGGCGTGCTCAGTTTCGGAGTGATGTCCAAGAGCGCGCGGGCGTATGGGTGTGCCGGCGCAGAGAGCATCCGTGCAGAAGGACCCGATTCAACGATCCGCCCAGCGTACATAACAGCGATACGGTCGGTGCGGTCCGTGAGTACGCCAAGATCATGGGTGATGTGAATGAGGCTCATCCTTCTTTCGGTGCGCAGTCTGTCGATGAGGTCAAGGACGGTGCGTTGCATCGTCACGTCCAATGCCGTGGTGGGCTCATCCGCCAGCAGAAGTCGTGGGTTGGATGCCAGCGCCGCAGCGATTCCGATGCGCTGACGCTGCCCCCCGGAAAGGGCAGCAGGAAAACTACGAGCGATGCGCGCTGCGTCGCTGAGTCCTACAGCTTCCAACAGTTCGTGCAGGTAGGCGCGGCGAGAGGCTCGGGTGCGACTGCTGTGCTGTGTCGCTCCTTCGAGTACCTGCTTACCTACGCGTACTAACGGATTAAGTGTGGACGAGGGGTCCTGGAAGATCATCGCCATTTGCGCGGCGGTGGTTCCGCGCCGCTCTCGGGGGGAGCGTCCTAGGATGTCGCGGCCTTCAAAACGGATACTGCCGTTCGACTGGGTTGTGACACCCTGCGGCTGCACCCCGACGATGGCGCGAGCCAGCACTGACTTGCCCGATCCAGATTCGCCAATGATGCCGAGGCTCTCGCCTGGCGCGACCGACAGCGATAGATCCTCAAGCACATGGGAGTGACCAGAGGCCGACGTGAGGCTCATCTGGAGGTCTCGGACCTCTAGCAGTGCTTCCTTCTGGGTGGACATTATGTGTCCTTTCTGGTGAATCGCTCGCCGAGAATGTTGACGGCGAGTACGGTGAGGCACATCACGATTGCGGGGGCGAGCATGATCCATGGGGCACCGGCCAGATGTGTTCGACCTTCCGCGATGAGGCTTCCCCATGACGGGGTGGGTGGCTGTAGCCCGTAGCCGAGGAAGCTCAGGGAGCCTTCCGCGACGATCGCGACGGTGATGGCAGTGAAGGAGTATGCGAGCACCGAGGGGAGCACGGTACGCGCGATTTCCTGGGTCATGAGGCGCACCCGGCTCGCGCCCAGCAGCCGGGCGGCCTGGACGAACTCACGCTCGCGCACACTCAATGTCGCAGAGCGCGCGATTCGCGCGAAGATCGGAATCGTGAGCGTCCCAATCAGAAGCCCAATCGTCCAGTAGTCCGAGCCGACAAGAGACACGACAACCATGATCAGTATCAGTCCTGGAAGTGCGAGCATCAGATCGATAACTGTTCCAATGATCTCGTCGACAATCCGGCCGAAGAATCCCGCGACAATGCCGATGAACGAGCCCACCACGAGCCCTACTGCCAGCGTTAGGGCCGCCACGACGAGCGAGGACAAACCTCCGGCCATTGTCCGAGCAAATATATCGCGACCCGTCGCATCCGTCCCGAACCAGTGGGCAGGACTTGGTGGCTGCATGGCCGCACTGAAATCAGCCCGGAGTGGATCAAACTGCGGGATGAGCATCGACGCGACTGCGCCACCGATCACAATAGTGAGAACTACGGCAGCGAAGATGATCGAGCCGCGCGAGTCCAAACGCATGCCTGGCGTTCTTACCCGGGAGCGGCTATTGCTGAGTGCCGGGCGGGTGTCAGCTTCTTGCGTGAGCACGGCGTGTCCTTGGATCGACGAAGGTGTACAAGATGTCTACGGCTAGCGCGGCGAGGAAAACCGCGATTCCAGAGAAAATGACGATCATTTCAATCACTGGGAAATCGCGTGCGCCTATCGCTGTCACCGCCAGGCGACCCATTCCAGGGATAGCGAAGACTGTCTCGATGAGCGCCGAGCCACCGAAAAGTGCCCCGAACCCCAAACCGACCAGCGTCATGGTGGTGAGCGATGAAGGGCGCAGCACACGCGTGATCATCAATCGCGCGGTTCCCATGCCGCGGGAGCGCGATGCGAGCACATAGGGTTCGCGCATGGTCGTGATGAGATCCGCCCTTAGCACTCGGACCAGGACAGCCGCCTCCGCGAGGCCGATTGTGAGCACCGGGAGTACGAGGTGACGGAGATGTCCTATGGGGTCGATTCCGAACGGCACCCATCCAGTTGCAGGCAGTAGCCCTAGCATCACCGAGAACAACATGATGCCCAGCAGTCCGAACACGAATGTCGGGACGGAGAGGAGGACGAACGCTGTGACAGTCGCGATGCGGTCTAAGAGTCCACCGGGCCGCCAGGCTGAGGCCATTGCCACGGGCAACGTGAGCGCGAGCGCGACGACCTGCCCGAGGAGCAGCAGTTCGATGGTGATCGGCAGTCGAGCGGCCAGTTCATCGGTTAAAGACCGTCCTGTTACTAGTGACGCTCCGAGGTCGCCACCAGCAGCATTTGATAGCCACTCCCACAGACGCTCCGGCGCGGGTCGGTCGAGGTTGAGAGAAGCCATGAAGGCCGCGATCTGATCCGGGGAGGCGTTCACTCCCAGAACGGCAAGGGCCGGCGTTCCCGTCATCAATGCGGGCAGACTCATCGTGAGCAGACCGAGGAGCGTGAGGACGATGAGTCCTCGCACTCCCCGGTGCACCCACGCACGGATTTCTATTTGATCCACCATTCTCCAGGTGAGACAGAGATGACATTGCGGTCGCTGACATCGGGGAGTCCGCCGATCTTCGGGCTTGCGATGAAGCCGCTGGGGCTCTCAGTGAAGAAGAGCACTGCTGCCTCAGCTACGATCAGCTCGCTGGCCGCGTTGTACAAGTCGCTACGTTCCTGGGGTGTGGTCGCGGAACGGGCCTGATCGATCAGAGCGCTGACTTCGGCATTGGCGTATCCGCCGAAGTTGGAGAAGGAGTCGGCTTCGAACATCGTCATTGCGGAACCCGTATCGCCGTAGCCGCTGGTTACGAACTCGATCACGTGGAAATCTTTCGCAAAGAGCTTGCTCGCCCAGGTCGCGGCATCCGCCACATCGATCTCCATCTCGATACCCACGTCACCGAGCATCTGCTGGATCGCGGTCGCTCGCGCCATCGCCTCGGGCTGCGCGTCTGTGGTGTATGCGAAGGCGAGCGGCTGCCCGTACTGCTCCAGCAGTGCGCGCGCGGCATCCGGGTCGAACTCTGGATAGGTGGAACCAGTCTGATATTCGCTTTGCGACGAGATTGGTCCGTGAGAGAGCGCGCCCTGTCCTTGGTTGGTCACCTGTAGCAATGCGTCCCGGTCGATAGCTGTCTGAACGGCTCGTCGCGCGAGGGGATCATTGAAGGGTGCCTGCTCGGTATTGAAAATTGCCGTGGCCGTTGTTGCATTCGCCAAGGCCAGCTGCAAACCGTCTGTCTCAGCCTGAGTCATCAAACTTGGCGTCTCGATCCATACGACATCGACGGTCCCCGCTGCGAGGGTCTGGTAACGGGAGTCGGTATCGGGCAGGAACTGGAAGACGATCTCATCGGCGTAGGCGGGTGTGTTCCCGGCATATTCCGGATTGCGCTCGACGGTCAACGAGGATCCTGCCGACAGCGAAACCAGTCGGTAAGGTCCAGCGCCCAAGGGGCTGCCCTCGGGGTCGGTCGCTGTGGTGCTGCCAATCATGCCGAGGTTGCGTGCGAAGTACCGCGGGAAGGTCGCGTTCGCTTCGGCTAGCGTCATCTCGACCGTTGTTTCGTCGACCTCGGCTATTTCAATGATCTCCTGCGCACCTTGCGCTACCGCGGACTCGGAGTTCTGTGCCCGCTCGATATGAGCGATCACCGCGGCAGCATCTAATGCCGTGCCGTCAGAGAACGTCAGATCTGGGCGAAGAATCAGCGTCCAATCAATCAGGTCGTCGCTTTCGAGCGACTCGGCCAGCACCGGAACCAATTCGCCGCGCGGGCCATCCATGAGCAGCGGCTCATAGATTGCATTCGCCAGCACCAGGCTTGACTGCTGGCCGATGTCGTTGCCGATCGGGTCGACCGAAGAGACCTCAATGTCAAGTCCGACACGGATAGTACCGCCGGAAACGGCAGACTCATCACCCTGCGAGGTGCCGGGGTCCGCGGAACATGCCACGAGTGCTGTGGCCATTGTCACGGCGAGAACTACCGTGCCAAGGGTCTTGCGTTTCATGCTGTTACTTCCTTCTGTGAGGGGGTGGTGAGCGGAAGCGAAGAGTCTGAAGGATCGGGGTCCACGCCCAGGCGGATGCGGATGCTCGCGACCAGCCGGTCATAGTCCTCATCGGGGAGGTGGCTGCTCAGGTACTCCCGAACACCGCCGAGAGAAGCGAGGTAATCGATCGCTTGGGCGATGTCTTCCCTGCGACAGACGAGATCGAGTGCGGCGAACAACTCCTGCGTTTGCTCACCTCCGGGCTGACGTTGAAGATTCTCGTGCAGATCGTCATTGGTGCGGATGTAGTCGCCAACTGCAATGTGGGGGTCTGCCCCCGCTGCTAGTAGGAGGATCGCTGAGATGAGCCCAGTGCGGTCCCGTCCCCCTTGGCAGCCGATCACGATCGGCCCCGAAGTTTCCCCGATCGTCCGCAGTACCTGGGCGATGTTCGCAACGGCAACGTCCAGCATGCGACAGTAGTGATCGCCGAAGGTGGCACTCCCGTCAATCAAGCCGTCGAGAGCTTGGGCTTCTTGGCCGGCCTGAACATCCAGTTCCATGAAGGGGGCATGCACATGCTGCCACGTCGTTGGCAAGTGTTCCCGACTTTCCTGCTCAAGCTCGCCGCGGGTGCGCAGATCGAGCCATGTCAGCTCATCTGGACACTGTGCGAGTTCAGCGCGGGTGGCATGGCTGAGCGCCGCAGCGCGATACAACCCGTTGTTGGGAGAGACATGCGGGCCGAGAAGAGGAAGTGGTCGCCAGTTCGGCGGGGCAAGAGCGGTCATGTGATCCATCATGCATAAGTGGCACATATGCCAGTTTGCGTGAGGGTGAACAAGGGATGAACATGCCCCATGGCGGCCATAATGGAGGCGATGACGAACCAAACCGGAGCGCGTGCGCGACACAAGACCACTACGCGCCGCGCGATCCAGACAGCGGCGATTGAGCTGTATGAAGAACGCGGGTACGACGAAACGAAGGTCGAAGACATCGTTGAACGCGCAGGAGTATCTCAGCGAAGCTTTTTCCGCTATTTCCCTTACAAAGAACTCACACTCTTCAGCGACGATCACACAGAGCATCTCGCTGAGCTTGTACTTACAGCGCCTTCACACTTCAACGCGATCGAGACGCTTGACTGGGCGACTGCGCAACTCTTCTTGATCCCGACGACCGAACTGGACAGGCGACGACAGGCGATTCGCAATCAGCTTGGCGACGATGCGCGCGTTCAGCGCCAACTCGCCTACCTCCATGAGTCACTTAGCATCCGGCTGCGCGATGCCTACGTTCGCCGCCTCGGCATAGACCCCGCCGACACATCTGACTTGCGTCCACAGATTCTCGTGGGGCTTTACCTCTCTCTCGCTACTGAGGTGTCGGGCCGGTCACAATCACCGGAAGAGACGCGCCAGCGGTGGCTTGCGTCGCTTCGCAGTCTGCTTTGAGAGGTCGGCACTGCTATCGACATTTACATGCTTGGTTGCGGAGGTGGGGACTGAGCGTTGCCGACCTTATGTGGTACACTGGAAGCATGCATTTGTATTTCCTGTGACGGTTGAGTAGGCCTACCGCGCTCGTTGAGCAACTCCGAGCTAGCGACGGCCGCTCGTTCTGACCCTGGAAGGGTCCCCGTCATTTGCGTGCCCGCTGGCTGTTTGGCTCGTCGCGGTGCGCCTTGCTGAAGGATTTGAATGCTTACCCCTACTAACCGTCATCCGGCGCGCCATCGCGCGCAACTCACCGCTTCCGACGTCTCCGTAATGCGAGGCGTAACCCCGGTGCTCAACCATGTCGATCTCGTCGTCACTCCCGCGTCCCGTGTGGCGATCGTCGGAGAGAACGGGCGCGGAAAGACCACACTTCTGCACGCGCTCGCGGGCACGCTGGTACCTGATAGTGGAACGATCCAGCGCATCGGCACGCTCGGGCTCGCTGAACAAGAGATGGACTCCACCGACAACCGAACCGTTGGGCAGGCCGTCGCGGAGGCCATCGCCGAACCGCTCGCAGCGCTGGCCACACTCGACGACGCCGCTGCCGCTCTCGCGGAAGGGAGTAGCGAGGCCGCAGAGCAGTACGCTGCGGCCTTGGAAGATGCGGAAGCGCTCGACGCTTGGGATGCCGAGCGCCGGGTACAAATCGCGCTCGAAGCACTCGACGCCGAAACCGACATGACGCGGTTGCTCGCTGATCTGTCGGTGGGGCAGCGATATCGAGTGCGGTTGGCCTGCCTGTTGGGGGCTGAAGATGATTTCTTACTGCTGGACGAGCCCACCAATCACCTCGACCGCAGCGGACTTGATTTCTTGACCATGCAACTCCGCACGCGCAACGGTGGTGTCGTCATCGTCAGCCACGATCGCGCGCTGCTCTCTGACATTGCGGAGACGGTGGTCGACCTCGATCCGACACCTGATGATCGCCCCCGCATCTACGGCAACGGGTACGCGGGATACCGAGAAGGGCGCGTGGCCGAGCGGGAACGCTGGGATCAGGAGTACGACCGCCAGCAGCAGGAGCAAGCCCGGCTGCAGGACAGTCTCAGCGCTGCACAGAACCGACTCGTATCGGGTTGGCGACCGGAGAAGGGGTCACCGAAGCACGGCCGCGCGACGCGCGCGGGCGGGCTGGTGCAGAGCGTGCACCGACGCCAGGAAGCACTCGAAGCACACGCGGTGACGGTACCTGAACCACCGCAGCTATTCCAGTTCCCCGACCTGCCCACACGAAAAGGGGCGGTGCTACTAAACGTCGACAACGTGAGCCTTGCCGGGCGGTTAGCGCAGCCAGTGTCGTTCGAACTCTCGCACCGCGGCAGGCTCGTGATCACCGGCTCGAACGGGGCCGGAAAGTCGACGCTCCTGAGTATCGCGGCGGGCGAACTACTGCCAGATACGGGAACAGTGCGGACATCCCCTGGCACGCGTTTGGGTTTTCTTCGTCAGGAGACGATGCTGCCGCCTGATCGCCGGGCGAACGAGGTATACGCCCGACACCTCGACGAACTCGTCGGTCAAGGAACGCTTCAATCATCTGAGGCGGTCGGTCTCGGTCAACTTGGACTGCTGCGATCGCGCGAGGCAGGCAAACGAGTGGGTGAACTGTCGATGGGTCAACAACGACGCCTCGATCTGGCGCTCGTACTCGCGGCACGCCCGCACGTGCTACTACTAGACGAGCCCACCAACCACCTCTCCATCGCGCTCGTTGACGAACTCACCGAGGCACTCGGGGCTACCCAAGCGGCCGTCGTACTGTCGACCCACGATCGGCAACTCCTGCGCGATGTCGCCCAATGGCCTCATGTACATCTGATGGCGATGGCTGAAGGCGAGGCACTGGTATGAGCAACACCATCAAGCTACGCGCACTCCGCCCATTGGCATCACGTGATTACCGTCTCCTGTTTGCCGCCGTCGGCATCGAGGTATTCGGGACCGGTATGTGGACGATCGTCATGGTCTTCCAAGTACTCGCACTCGATGACAGCCCACTTGCCTTGTCGGCGGTTGCAACCGGAATGAGTCTTGGCCTGTTTGCGTTCTCCGTTCTCGGTGGGGTTGTCGCAGACCGGTTCTCCAAACGGCGGATTCTCATTACAGTGCAGGGCTCAACGGCCGCGATCATGACCGCCGTGGCGGTCCTGTCGCTCACCGGGAATATCGAACTTTGGCACGTCGCCGCAGCCTCGTTCGCGATGGGTGCCGGGAGCGCCTTTTTCTACCCTGCGTACAGCGCTTACCTACCTGTGGTCCTTCCGCCGGAGCAACTCCTGGCCGCGAATGGGCTCGAAGGGGCGCTCCGTCCATCGATGGGGCAAGGGCTGGGCCCGGCCCTCGGTGGAGTCATCGTCGGTATGTTCTTCCCCGCTATCGGAGCGGTCATCGTCGCGGCTTCGTACGCGATTGCTTTCGTCATCACGTTGTTTCTTAGCCGTCGTGACGAACACACTGAGCCCACTCCTCCCGAGGATCGCCCGAGCGTCTGGGGTGACCTTCGTGCGGGGGTTGCCTACGTGGCTCGTACACGCTGGTTGCTTTGGACGCTGATCTTCGGGTCTTCGCTTGCGCTCATTGTCCAAGGCCCGATCGAAGTTCTCCTCCCGTTCCTCACCCGCGACCGATTCGAGGATGCTGAAGCTACTTTCGGGTTCCTTCTGGCCGCCTATGGGATAGGTGGGGCTGTCGGTTCGCTGATCGTGTCGTCGTTGAAGCTTCCTCGTCGGTACTTGACGTTTATGATCCTGTGCTGGGGTGGAGGAACACTACCTCTTGTGGTCATTGGCGTTGCCGACAATTTGATCCTCATGCTCTCCGCGCTCTTTGTCGTCGGTGCACTCACCGGGGCTGGCGTTGTCGTGTGGGGAACATTGCTGCAACGGTTGGTGCCGCTCGACATGATCGGCCGAGTCGCCAGCCTCGACTTCTTCGTTTCGATCGCGTTCATGCCGGTCTCGATCGCCATCGCAGGGCCGCTCTCACTGTTGGTTCCCATCCCCATCATCTTTGTGATTGCGGGAGTCATTCCGCCAGCTCTCGCGTTGATCGCATTGCTGGCCGGGCGCATGCGCCAGACCGAGGACAGTCAACCACTAGACGCAGACTGACCTCGATGGCTCTGGGAATATCCCGGACGTGGGGGGGNNNNNNNNNNNNNNNNNNNNCCCGGACGTTCGGCTTCGAGCCTTTAGTGGCTCGAAGCCGAACTTTTCGTACCGCTGGCCCGATCTCCGCAGAAGACTGCGCGAGGCTGATCTTCGTGCGTGCCGGATCGGTTCTGTTGCACAACGAGCTGGGTGTGCAACAGGCGAACGTTGGAGACGTCATCACATTGGGGTCAAATGCCATGTTCGGCTATGAACCGGAAGGCTTCGTGACCGTGACAACGATCTGCCTTGATCTCGACTACGTTATCGACCAAGTGTTCTGGCAACATGCCGCCAAGTTCACCGACCGGCTGGAGGCAAGAACCTTTTACGAACTGGAGTATGTCAAGCCTGCTCAACTTCTTCGGATTGGCGAACATCGAACGGAAATGCTCGCGCCTTGGCTGGACAACCTTGTTGCGTTGAGTCTCGACGGGTTGTCGTCAGACCGCTTTCACCGGGCGCAATCGTTGCTTTCCGCAATCCTCGACGTCGTCTTTACTTACCACAACATGGAGACTGAACCTGTCGGCGCCGTCCGGCCTGCGCGTCGCGAAGCCCTACATGTTTCGGGCCTACTCGCCTCTGATCTCTCGCGCCGCTGGTTAGCCTCTGAACTTGCTGAGGCGGTGTACCTCTCAGAATCACAGCTGCGACGGGTGTTTTCAGAAGCCTTTGGGAAACCACCGCTTGCATACTTGACGACACTCCGAACGCTCAGAATGGCGCAGCTGCTGAGAGACACGGCTATGCCGATCGCAGAGATTTCTTTCACGGTGGGGTGGAGTGATCCTGACTTCGCTGCCCGTCAGTTTCGTCGGTATGTTGGGCGTTCACCAAGTGAGTACCGACGATTCGAGCAGAGCCGAAACTCGCAACCGTACCCGGAGTGAACACGCAATCCCGCACGGCGAAACGATCGTACTTACAGAGTGGCTCAGTGGGATCACCGCTTATGCGATAGACCAAGTCTGACCACGTCGGGTTCAGTGATGCACCTGGCGGTCGCACACTTTAATGTCCGTCGTCCGTCTCGATTTCGTTTCCTGAGCTCCTTCGCGCACCTTCTGGTCGCAGAGGTCACCCGTCGTGTGTGGGTGTCTGCGGGAGGAGGATGCAATGACAACGGTCGAGGAGGCGCGGGCGGCGCGGGATGCGAAACTCGACGCCCTGCACGAACAGCTCACTGGCGCGGTGGAGTCGTTGGTATCGGGCGAGGATTGGAAACGAGCGTTGGAGTTCGCGGCTCGGTTCCGTGCCCGGTCGTTCAACAACACGCTGCTGATCTTCGTGCAGCATCAGGCGGCGTTCGAGTCGGGCCGGGTGCCGGAACCGGTGCCGTCATATGCGGCGGGCTTCAAGCAGTGGCAGGCACTTGGCCGGCAAGTCTCAAGGGGCCAGTCGGGGTACATGATCCTCGCCCCTGTGACGGGCCGGTTCGCGTCGTTCACGCCGAAGGTGGCGGAGTCGTGGCGCAGGCTCGGCCGGTTCGAGAAACCGAAACCGGGTGAGGCAGTGCGCTCCCGCATGGTCGGCGTCCGCCCCGCCTACGTCTGGGATGTCTCCCAAACTGCCGGCGACCCGATTCCCGCGCCGCCATCACCGCGGCTGCTGGAAGGCGAAGCGCCCGACGGGCTGTGGGAGGGCATCGCACGTCTCGTGGAGGCGGAGGGTTTCAGCGTGTTGCGGGTGCCGCATGAGGGCATGATCCACGGTGCAAACGGTCTCACTGACTTCGGTGCGCGGTCGGTGGCGGTTCGGGAGAACATGCCCGAGGCGGCACAGGTGAAGACTCTCGTGCACGAGCTCGCCCATGTGCTGCTGCACGGGCCGGACAACGTGGATGCGACGGGGCATCGCGGGATTGGTGAGGTGGAGGCGGATTCGGTGGCGTTGATGGTCGCCGCAGCGCACGGCATGGACACCAGCGACTACACGGTCCCGTATGTGTCGGGGTGGGCGGCGACAGTGCCGGAGAAGTCTCCGGTCGAAGTCGTCCAGGCCACCGGCGAACGAGTCCGAAAAACCGCAGCTAGCATTCTTGATCAGCTCCCCACCGTGCAGATCGGCAACGGTGACCCTCCTGGCCTCACCCGGGACGCCCCAGCGAACAAACGCTCCGATCCGGTGGTCGAGGCGACTGCTGATCCGTTGGCGGAGGGACCGCGCCGCGCGGTGGCGTCGTCGGTGAGGAGCCTGTGATGGGTGCCGCCGATCTGTTCACCGAAGTCGGCGGGATGCCGCTCTCGGAGGCAGCGGCGCGGTTCGCTGCGGCGGGGGTGCCGGTGTTTCCATGCTTGCCCGGTGAGAAACGCCCTTTGGTGCTCCGCGGGTTTCATGATGCCACCGCTGATCCGGCGCAAGTCGCGGAATGGTGGTCAAGGTGGCCGTCCGCGAACATCGGCATCCCCACCGGTGCCGTGTCCGGGGTGGAGGTTGTCGATGTCGACGTGCATCCGACTGGCACCGGATTTCCTGCTTTCCGCGAAGCGCACCGTCAAGGCCATGCCGCGGGGTGGGCTGCGCTCGTGCGCACCCCCTCCGGTGGCCTCCACGCTTACTACCCGGTGAACCCTGACCGTGCGCAGTCGTCCTGGCAGGCCGCGCGGGCGCATGTTGATTTCCGTGGTGACGGCGGCTACATCATCGCGCCGCCGTCGAAGGTGCTGCGCCCCGGCGGGGTGCGGGCAGCGTACCGGCTCATCGTCGCATCAGGTGATACCCCGGTGCCAGTGGATGCGGTGCGGCTGCGCGAGTTTCTGGACCCGCGCACTCCGATCTCTATCGACCGTGTGCGTGCTGCTCGGTTTGAGCGGCGGGGGTCGGATGCGAAGGTGCTCGCCGGCTGGGTGGCGGGGCGTGGTGAGGGTGAGCGGAACCGGGGCCTGTTCTGGGCCGCGTGCCGACTCGCAGAATCCGGCACCCCACTCGACGCAACCCTCGACGCCCTGGGCCCTGCGGCGGAGCACGCGGGACTGGGGCCGCGGGAGATCATGGCGACGATCCGATCCGCCTACCGCACCACCCACCCCACACCGCATACGTCTGTAGAGCCCGGAGCGGACGAGCGGCGTGTGGTGCGCGGATCACCAGGGCGGGTGATCTTATGAACACCACCGAGGCTGTTTCGCCGCGGGGTCGCCGGTTGGCGGTGGTGACGGCGATCACGGGCACGGTGTTCATCGCAGCCGGCGCGTTCTGGCTCAGCTTTACGGCGCTTGCCGACCTTGCCCGCCGGTCTGGGATCGATGCGGGGCAGGCGTGGGCGTGGCCGTTGATCGTGGACGGCATCATCGTCGTCGCAACTGTCGCCGTCGTCGCCCTCGCCAGCCAGTCCCGCCCGACCTGGTACCCCTGGACGCTTCTCGCCGCCGGCGCCGTCGTGTCGGTGACGGCGAATGCGATCCACGCGATCATCGCCTCAGACACCGACGTCCCGCCGGTGCTTGCCGCATCGGTCGCGGCGATCCCGCCGCTGGTGCTGCTGTCGATCACACACCTCACCGTCTTCCTCACCCGCCCCACCACCACACCGGGCGCAGACGTGATCGAGGCCGCTCCTGCCGAGACGGTCGCCCCGTCTCAAACGGTCGCCGTACGAGAAATGGAGCCGAAATCGGCAATGGAGTTTCCGGTGGTATCGGTGAGTGAGCGGCGGGCGGAGGCGACGCAATTGCGGGACGTGGAGGGGTGGTCGAACAAGCAGATCGCCCGGCACCTGGGCGTGCACCCCTCCACCGTCGGCCGCTGGTTCACCCCAGCCATCAGCAAGGAGGAAACCCCATGAACGACCACACAGAGACACACCGCACTGAGCTACCGGAGACGCGGCCAGAAATGGTCGAGGGTGCGGAGGCGGAGCGGTCTGCGTTCGCCGTGCACCGCGACCCCTCACTCACCAAAGTAGGCGCTGATCCTGGTTCGCTGGTGGGGCGCGGGATCGCGTGGGTGCGTCCGACTGATCTGATCGCGTCGAGCACCGCCAGGATCGCGGGCCGCGGCATCAACTTTCAGACCGCCCTCGCGCACCGTGCCCGCCGCGCGCCAGGTCACGCCTACCGTGCGACCCGGGATCATGCGCGCGACATTCGGGATCGCCGAGCCGAACGAGCGGCACCCGCGGGGCCGGCAGTATTCGAGTCATTCGATGTGTTCGAGCCACAGGATCGTCCGCGCTCGTCGTCGTGGGTGCGGCCGTCCGGGATCGGGCTGGGGTGAACGGCTATGCGCAGAAGACGGTGGTGGGGTGGCGGTGGGGAGCCGGTGCGCACCTGCCTGTCAGGAGGTGCCACCATGCCACAACGAAACACTCCACGTCGCGATGGTCGCGGGCGTGGGTTCGAGAACTCAGAACGACTCCGCGAACTCCTCACCCGCCTCGACGCTGAGGGGCCGGACGCCTGGCGGAATGACCCGGTCGCTACCGAACTCATGCGGTACGCGGCCGACAAGTACGCCGCGCTCGCGCGCAAGCACGGTCTTGATCCGTGGGAGGCGGCGACCGCGGCGTTCGAGGCGATGCGTGCGCCCTCGGTGCGGCGGG is a window encoding:
- a CDS encoding tyrosine-protein phosphatase, which produces MTALAPPNWRPLPLLGPHVSPNNGLYRAAALSHATRAELAQCPDELTWLDLRTRGELEQESREHLPTTWQHVHAPFMELDVQAGQEAQALDGLIDGSATFGDHYCRMLDVAVANIAQVLRTIGETSGPIVIGCQGGRDRTGLISAILLLAAGADPHIAVGDYIRTNDDLHENLQRQPGGEQTQELFAALDLVCRREDIAQAIDYLASLGGVREYLSSHLPDEDYDRLVASIRIRLGVDPDPSDSSLPLTTPSQKEVTA
- a CDS encoding TetR family transcriptional regulator — protein: MTNQTGARARHKTTTRRAIQTAAIELYEERGYDETKVEDIVERAGVSQRSFFRYFPYKELTLFSDDHTEHLAELVLTAPSHFNAIETLDWATAQLFLIPTTELDRRRQAIRNQLGDDARVQRQLAYLHESLSIRLRDAYVRRLGIDPADTSDLRPQILVGLYLSLATEVSGRSQSPEETRQRWLASLRSLL
- a CDS encoding ABC transporter ATP-binding protein; translated protein: MSTQKEALLEVRDLQMSLTSASGHSHVLEDLSLSVAPGESLGIIGESGSGKSVLARAIVGVQPQGVTTQSNGSIRFEGRDILGRSPRERRGTTAAQMAMIFQDPSSTLNPLVRVGKQVLEGATQHSSRTRASRRAYLHELLEAVGLSDAARIARSFPAALSGGQRQRIGIAAALASNPRLLLADEPTTALDVTMQRTVLDLIDRLRTERRMSLIHITHDLGVLTDRTDRIAVMYAGRIVESGPSARMLSAPAHPYARALLDITPKLSTPVPLPLPTIPGVLPDMSVPRQGCPFASRCSRVSEVCHTTRPPVAPVSSDPDHTVACWQPFTASTPDDPTRRDSALLAAGVA
- a CDS encoding ABC transporter permease, with translation MLTQEADTRPALSNSRSRVRTPGMRLDSRGSIIFAAVVLTIVIGGAVASMLIPQFDPLRADFSAAMQPPSPAHWFGTDATGRDIFARTMAGGLSSLVVAALTLAVGLVVGSFIGIVAGFFGRIVDEIIGTVIDLMLALPGLILIMVVVSLVGSDYWTIGLLIGTLTIPIFARIARSATLSVREREFVQAARLLGASRVRLMTQEIARTVLPSVLAYSFTAITVAIVAEGSLSFLGYGLQPPTPSWGSLIAEGRTHLAGAPWIMLAPAIVMCLTVLAVNILGERFTRKDT
- a CDS encoding ABC transporter substrate-binding protein encodes the protein MKRKTLGTVVLAVTMATALVACSADPGTSQGDESAVSGGTIRVGLDIEVSSVDPIGNDIGQQSSLVLANAIYEPLLMDGPRGELVPVLAESLESDDLIDWTLILRPDLTFSDGTALDAAAVIAHIERAQNSESAVAQGAQEIIEIAEVDETTVEMTLAEANATFPRYFARNLGMIGSTTATDPEGSPLGAGPYRLVSLSAGSSLTVERNPEYAGNTPAYADEIVFQFLPDTDSRYQTLAAGTVDVVWIETPSLMTQAETDGLQLALANATTATAIFNTEQAPFNDPLARRAVQTAIDRDALLQVTNQGQGALSHGPISSQSEYQTGSTYPEFDPDAARALLEQYGQPLAFAYTTDAQPEAMARATAIQQMLGDVGIEMEIDVADAATWASKLFAKDFHVIEFVTSGYGDTGSAMTMFEADSFSNFGGYANAEVSALIDQARSATTPQERSDLYNAASELIVAEAAVLFFTESPSGFIASPKIGGLPDVSDRNVISVSPGEWWIK
- a CDS encoding ABC transporter permease translates to MVDQIEIRAWVHRGVRGLIVLTLLGLLTMSLPALMTGTPALAVLGVNASPDQIAAFMASLNLDRPAPERLWEWLSNAAGGDLGASLVTGRSLTDELAARLPITIELLLLGQVVALALTLPVAMASAWRPGGLLDRIATVTAFVLLSVPTFVFGLLGIMLFSVMLGLLPATGWVPFGIDPIGHLRHLVLPVLTIGLAEAAVLVRVLRADLITTMREPYVLASRSRGMGTARLMITRVLRPSSLTTMTLVGLGFGALFGGSALIETVFAIPGMGRLAVTAIGARDFPVIEMIVIFSGIAVFLAALAVDILYTFVDPRTRRAHARS